From a single Ovis aries strain OAR_USU_Benz2616 breed Rambouillet chromosome 23, ARS-UI_Ramb_v3.0, whole genome shotgun sequence genomic region:
- the CABYR gene encoding calcium-binding tyrosine phosphorylation-regulated protein isoform X3, with translation MEKSTDTEEDNIAALLFSSKTTQFPSVQADLASEPEDTSEAPRGPSKPTSPKNATPPSSPLPAAVTSEFAYVPADPAQFAAQMLAIAASEAGQPPPYSNMWTLYCLTDMNQQGHPSPPPAPGPFPQATLYLSNPKDPQFLQHPPKVTSPTYVMMDDSKKTSAPPFILVGSNVQEAQDWKPVPGHAVVSQSEAVKRYAAVQVPVALPADQKFQRHAPAPQNASPPPSGQAVPRPKSPVFLSVAFPVEDVAKRGSGSGDKRSPFGSYGIAGEITVTTAHVRRAET, from the exons ATGGAAAAATCGACAGACACAGAGGAGGATAACATAGCAGCGCTGCTGTTCAGCAGCAAAACCACTCAGTTCCCGTCAGTCCAGGCCGACCTGGCCTCAGAGCCTGAGGACACAAGCGAAGCACCCCGGGGCCCGTCCAAACCGACCAGCCCTAAGAACGCTACCCCACCGTCCTCACCGTTGCCAGCGGCCGTCACTTCCGAGTTTGCCTATGTCCCTGCGGACCCTGCCCAGTTTGCTGCTCAGATGTTAG cgaTAGCAGCAAGCGAAGCAGGACAACCACCACCATATTCTAACATGTGGACCCTTTATTGTCTAACTGATATGAATCAACAAGGCCACCCATCACCGCCACCTGCACCTGGGCCTTTCCCCCAGGCGACCCTCTATCTTTCTAATCCTAAGGATCCACAATTTCTGCAGCATCCACCGAAAGTTACTTCTCCAACTTATGTGATGATGGACGACAGCAAGAAGACCAGTGCCCCGCCTTTTATTTTAGTAGGCTCAAATGTTCAGGAAGCACAGGATTGGAAGCCTGTTCCTGGACACGCTGTTGTTTCCCAGTCAGAGGCCGTGAAGAGATATGCCGCAGTGCAAGTGCCCGTTGCTCTTCCTGCAGACCAGAAATTCCAGAGAcacgcccccgccccccagaATGCTAGTCCTCCTCCAAGTGGACAAGCTGTGCCCAGACCAAAAAGCCCAGTGTTCCTTTCCGTTGCTTTCCCGGTAGAAGATGTAGCCAAAAGAGGTTCAGGATCTGGTGACAAACGTTCTCCCTTTGGAAGTTACGGTATTGCTGGAGAAATAACCGTGACTACTGCCCATGTTCGCAGAGCAGAAACTTAA